A genome region from Ottowia testudinis includes the following:
- the leuS gene encoding leucine--tRNA ligase, which yields MQEKYNPQDVERSAQAHWHARDAYRVVEDARDARGAPKPKYYACSMLPYPSGKLHMGHVRNYTINDMLARQLRMKGYNVLMPMGWDAFGLPAENAALKNGVPPAQWTYDNIAHMKGQMQAMGLGIDWSREVASCDASYYKWNQWLFLKMLEKGIAYRKTQVVNWDPVDMTVLANEQVIDGRGWRTGALVEKKEIPGYYLKITDYAEELLDHVQIGNPKATLSGWPDRVRLMQENWIGKSEGVRFAFPHDIRDDDGALIGDGKMYVFTTRADTIMGVTFCAVAPEHPLAAQAAKTNPGLAAFIEKCKQGGTTEAELAARDKEGMPTGLTVTHPLTGEPVPLWVGNYVLMGYGDGAVMGVPAHDERDFAFALKYGLSILQVVHVDGQEYDYTHWHDWYADKQHGITINSDNFSGLPYPAAVDAVAHALQQKGLGEKKTTWRLRDWGISRQRYWGTPIPIIHCDACGAVPVPEQDLPVVLPQDLVPDGSGNPLARCGAFLNVACPRCGQPARRETDTMDTFVDSSWYFMRYCDPANEQAMVAGGTRYWMPMDQYIGGVEHAILHLLYARFWTKVMRDMGLVSFDEPFTRLLTQGMVLNHIFFERGPKGEKNYHPPETVTPVLDADGHLVGGRLADGTLLEYGGVGKMGKTERNGVDPQDLIDKYGADTARLYTMFTAPPELTLEWNDAAVEGSYRFLRRVWNFGVKLSAIENAAASALLASAAAQSGLEFSKNAKTLRHEVHSVLGQIDYDYQRLQYNTVVSGAMKLLNALEAFQPDGSPGDKAALAEGFSKLVRVLSPVTPHIAHVLWGELGFAAVQGELLDAPWPTVDPEALKQDELELMLQVNGKLRGAVMVPASASKEDIERIALASEAFAKHGGGGAVKKVIVVPGRLVNVVVA from the coding sequence ATGCAAGAGAAATACAACCCCCAGGACGTCGAGCGCTCCGCCCAGGCGCACTGGCACGCGCGCGATGCCTACCGCGTGGTCGAGGACGCGCGCGATGCGCGCGGCGCACCCAAGCCCAAGTACTACGCCTGCTCCATGCTGCCGTATCCCAGCGGCAAGCTGCACATGGGCCACGTGCGCAACTACACCATCAACGACATGCTGGCGCGCCAGCTGCGCATGAAGGGCTACAACGTCCTTATGCCCATGGGCTGGGACGCCTTCGGCCTGCCGGCCGAGAACGCCGCACTGAAAAACGGCGTGCCGCCGGCGCAATGGACCTACGACAACATCGCCCACATGAAGGGCCAGATGCAGGCCATGGGTCTGGGCATCGACTGGAGCCGCGAAGTGGCGTCTTGCGACGCCAGCTACTACAAGTGGAACCAGTGGCTGTTCCTGAAGATGCTCGAAAAAGGCATCGCCTACCGCAAGACCCAGGTCGTCAACTGGGACCCGGTGGACATGACCGTGCTGGCCAACGAGCAGGTGATCGACGGCCGTGGCTGGCGCACCGGCGCGCTGGTCGAGAAGAAAGAGATCCCCGGCTACTACCTCAAGATCACCGACTACGCCGAGGAACTGCTCGACCACGTGCAGATCGGCAACCCCAAGGCCACGCTCTCGGGCTGGCCCGACCGCGTGCGGCTGATGCAGGAAAACTGGATCGGCAAGTCCGAGGGCGTGCGCTTTGCCTTCCCGCACGACATCCGCGATGACGATGGCGCGCTGATCGGCGATGGGAAGATGTACGTCTTCACCACGCGCGCCGACACCATCATGGGCGTGACCTTCTGCGCCGTGGCGCCCGAGCACCCGCTGGCCGCGCAAGCCGCCAAGACCAACCCCGGGCTGGCCGCCTTCATCGAGAAGTGCAAGCAGGGCGGCACCACCGAGGCCGAGCTGGCCGCGCGCGACAAGGAGGGCATGCCCACCGGCCTGACGGTGACCCATCCGCTGACCGGCGAGCCGGTGCCGCTGTGGGTCGGCAACTACGTGCTGATGGGCTACGGCGACGGCGCCGTCATGGGCGTGCCGGCGCACGACGAGCGCGACTTCGCCTTCGCGCTGAAATACGGCCTGTCCATCCTGCAGGTGGTGCACGTCGATGGCCAGGAATACGACTACACCCACTGGCACGACTGGTACGCCGACAAACAGCACGGCATCACCATCAATTCCGACAATTTCAGTGGCTTGCCGTACCCCGCGGCGGTCGACGCCGTGGCCCATGCGCTGCAGCAAAAAGGCCTGGGCGAGAAAAAAACCACCTGGCGCCTGCGCGACTGGGGCATCAGCCGCCAGCGCTACTGGGGCACGCCGATCCCGATCATCCATTGCGATGCCTGCGGCGCCGTGCCGGTGCCCGAGCAAGACCTGCCCGTGGTGCTGCCGCAAGACCTCGTGCCCGACGGCAGCGGCAACCCGCTGGCCAGGTGCGGGGCCTTCCTGAACGTCGCCTGCCCCCGCTGCGGCCAGCCCGCGCGGCGCGAGACCGACACCATGGACACCTTCGTGGACAGCTCGTGGTACTTCATGCGGTATTGCGATCCGGCGAACGAGCAGGCCATGGTGGCCGGCGGCACGCGGTACTGGATGCCGATGGACCAGTACATCGGCGGCGTCGAGCACGCCATCCTGCACCTGCTGTACGCGCGCTTCTGGACCAAGGTGATGCGTGACATGGGCCTGGTCAGCTTCGATGAGCCCTTCACCCGCCTGCTCACGCAAGGCATGGTGCTGAACCACATCTTCTTCGAGCGCGGCCCCAAGGGCGAAAAGAACTACCACCCACCCGAGACGGTGACGCCCGTGCTCGACGCCGACGGCCACCTGGTCGGCGGCCGGCTGGCCGACGGCACGCTGCTTGAATACGGCGGCGTCGGCAAGATGGGCAAGACCGAGCGCAACGGCGTCGACCCGCAGGATTTGATCGACAAGTACGGCGCCGACACCGCGCGCCTGTACACCATGTTCACGGCGCCGCCCGAGCTGACGCTGGAATGGAACGACGCGGCGGTGGAAGGCAGCTACCGCTTCCTGCGCCGCGTGTGGAACTTCGGCGTCAAGTTGAGCGCTATCGAAAACGCAGCTGCCAGCGCTCTACTGGCAAGCGCTGCGGCCCAGAGTGGCCTTGAATTCAGCAAGAATGCCAAGACCCTGCGGCACGAGGTGCACAGCGTGCTCGGCCAGATCGACTACGACTACCAGCGCCTGCAATACAACACCGTGGTGTCGGGCGCGATGAAGCTGCTGAACGCGCTGGAGGCGTTTCAACCCGACGGCTCGCCCGGCGACAAGGCGGCGCTGGCCGAAGGGTTTTCCAAGCTGGTGCGCGTGCTGTCGCCCGTCACGCCTCACATCGCGCATGTGCTGTGGGGTGAGCTGGGCTTTGCCGCCGTGCAAGGCGAGCTGCTCGACGCGCCCTGGCCCACGGTCGACCCAGAAGCGCTCAAGCAGGACGAGCTTGAACTGATGCTGCAGGTCAATGGCAAGCTGCGCGGCGCCGTCATGGTGCCCGCCAGCGCCAGCAAGGAAGATATCGAGCGGATCGCCCTCGCCAGCGAGGCATTTGCCAAGCACGGCGGTGGCGGCGCGGTCAAGAAGGTGATCGTGGTGCCGGGGCGGCTGGTC